TTTGGCGTGGATTTCGCGGAGGAGACGGTTGCAAAGCGGAAAGCCCTCGCGCAGGCGAACCAGACCGTGTTCCAGGGCGGCGACGTAGTTGGAAACTTCGGTCACGTCGTCCAAGGGAACGCCGGGGGCTTCCTCAAGCTCGAAGAGCAGGAGGTCCGAGACCGAAGACTGGGTGCCTTCGATCTGGCTGGAGAGCACGGCTTCGCGCCGAACGTAGGCGTATAGGAAAATGTCGGGGTCGGGCAACAGGGCCGTGATGGCATCAAGGCGACCCAGGGCGAGCAGTGCCTGCTCCAAGCGTCCTTGGCGCGGCGGGGAAAGTTCAACAGGCGGTGAAGGGGGCAAGGGCAACGGCACAAAGGCGCGCACGGCTTCGCCGTCGGCGGTGGTGATCCGGTATTCGCCGGTCGTGCCGCGTTTCATGGTCGCATAGGTTATTTGCAGTGGTGAAAATAGCCGGGTCCGCTATTTACAGCAAGCGGCGTTTGTGTAAATAACCTGCTATCGCAGGAAGCCCAAGTCTTTGAGGTTCTTGGCGATGGCGGCGTCGAGTTTGGCCGCCTCAGCCTGTTGCTCGCGGAGTTGCGCGACGAGGCGCTGCATCTTCTGATCGAAAGGTTCGTCGTCATCCTCCTTGATTTCGGCACCCACGTAGCGGCCGGGGGTGAGCACGTAGCCGTGCTGGCGAATTTCGTCGAGGGTGGCGCTCTTGCAGAAGCCGGGGACGTCCTTGTATTCTCCGGCCTCTTTCTCGCCCCGCCAGGCGTGATAGGTGTTGGCGATGTGGGCGATGTCCTCGTCGGTCAGTTCGCGATGCGTCCGGTCCACCATGCGGCCCAGTTTGCGGGCGTCGATGAAGAGTGTCCGTCCCTGACGTCCGTGTTTTGTCCGTGCGAGGAACCAGAGACAGGCCGGAATCTGCGTTGAATAGAAAAGCTGGCCGGGCAGCGCGATCATGCAGTCCACC
Above is a window of Kiritimatiellia bacterium DNA encoding:
- a CDS encoding N-6 DNA methylase → VDCMIALPGQLFYSTQIPACLWFLARTKHGRQGRTLFIDARKLGRMVDRTHRELTDEDIAHIANTYHAWRGEKEAGEYKDVPGFCKSATLDEIRQHGYVLTPGRYVGAEIKEDDDEPFDQKMQRLVAQLREQQAEAAKLDAAIAKNLKDLGFLR